The window GATATCCTAACGGGAATCACTGGCAAATCAATTCCAACCCTAGAAAAAGAGTTTGAAGGTAAAATGTACGGTCACTTAAAAGGTGAAGTCGCGAGCCAAGTATCAACGATGTTAGGTGAGTTACAAGAGCGTTATTTCCATTATCGAAATAATGAAGTACTACTGCACGAAATTATGCAAGAAGGTGCACGTAAAGCGAATAGTCGAGCGAAAGAGACTCTAACGAAAGTCTATGACGCAATCGGCTTTGTTCGATAATAATATATGGCATACGAGTAATTAAACGATGAAAATTATTATTCTTGGTGCAGGCCAAACTGGTAGTGCTTTGGCTGAATATCTTGTGACAGAGCATGAAAACGATGTGACAGTTATTGATGAGCAGCAAGAGCAACTACAATCGCTACAAGAGAGATTTGATTTACGTGTAATTCAAGGTAAAGTCTCATATCCACAAGTGTTGGAAAATGCAGGTGCGGATAGTGCTGATATGCTTGTAGCGGTCACAAATTCTGATGAAGCAAATTTACTCGCATGCCAAATTGCCCATTCTCTTTTCAATATTCCGCAAAAAGTGGCGCGTATTCGTGCTGTTGAATATAGTGATGAGCGATTTCAGCTATTTACACCAGAGAATGGCATTCCCATTAATCATATTATTTCACCAGAAAAATTGATTACACAGCATATTAGCCAATTAATACAGTATCCTGGTGCGTTACAGATCGCCTCATTTTACGAGAATAAAGTCTATTTAGTTGCGGTAACCGCGTACTATGGAGGGGCCTTAGTTGGTAGTGAGTTATCAGAGTTACAAGAACACCTTCCCCATGTTGATGTAAAAATTGTTGCAATATACCGCCAAGGAAAATTTATTCGTCCAATCGCTTCAACGATCATTGAGGCTGGCGACATGGTATATTTTATTACCGAGCCATCAAATATAAAAGCTGTTACCAGCGAGCTACAACGACTCGAAAAACCTTATAAAAGAATCATGATTAGTGGTGGTGGCAGCATTGCGGTTTCATTAGCTAAGAAACTCGAAAATGACTATCAAGTTAAACTTATTGAGCGTAATGCTCAAAAAGCAGAGTTGATTGCCGAGAACTTAACTAACACAACAGTATTGCATGGCGAATCAGCCGATCAAGAGCTCCTTTCTCAAGAACAAGTCGAACTCACTGATCTATTCATCGCAGTCACCAGTGATGATGAGTCAAACATTATGTCCTCGATGCTTGCCAAACGGATGGGCGCCAAAAAAGTTATCGTCCTAATCCAACGACAAGCTTATCTTGAGCTCATTAATGATAGTGTTATTGATATTGCAATTTCACCTCAATTAGCGACTATTTCCGCCCTACTCAGTCACGTTAGACAATCTGGAGTGAAAAAAGTCGTCTCTTTACGTCAGGGAACATCGGAAGTTATTGAAATTGTCGCTCATGGTGATAAAGAGACCTCGAAGCTGGTTGGTCGTACGATTGATAAAATAAAACTCCCATCAGGAGCAACGATAGGCGCAATTGTAAGAGGTGATGACGTCATTATTACACAAAGCGATCTACTTATTGAAGACAATGATCATCTCATTATCTTTTTACCTGATAAAAAAGTGATTAATGAGATAGAAAAATTACTTAAAACTTAATACAAAATGAATTAATAATTATGCCTTATACTCAATATCTATTTTTTATTTTATATATCGTATGGCCATCTCTCTGTTTAGCAGATACGGTTTGGATGAAAAATGGTGATATTATTTCAGGATCAGTCAAAGTTATTGATAATAATAAAATGGTTTTAGAGACAAAATATGCCGGTACTCTAACAATCAAAGCAACCGAAGTTAAAACGTTCACCATTGATAAGCCCGCTGTTGTTAAAAATAATCTCTATGCTCAAAAGTTTTTTATTAATGAAATTAAACCCTCTGAAGAGAATGGTGCGATTATCATCGTAGATAAACGGGGTGAGGAACAAACAGTTTCAATTACCAATAATCTTATTTTATATAAACAAACCATAAATGAGTTTCTAGATAAAGTCTCCTTTAGTGGTAATATTAAAGGCGGTTTTTTTTATGATAAGAGTACGAAAAAAACTGAACAATACTCACTAGACACCAATTTTATAATTAAATATAGTTTATGGCGGCATAATGTCGCGACTAATTTACGGCGTAATTTAAAAAATGATAGTGTAAGTACCTACTATTATACTGGGTTATATAACTTAGATAAATTTATTACCCCTGAGTTTTTCTGGCAATCAAGTGCTCAATACCGACATGATTGGATTGAAGACATCTCCTCTAAAAAAAGTTTTGGTACAGGTCCTGGTTATCAATTATGGGATAATGAGCTGAGTTCTTTTGCCTTATCACTACTCCTCAACTATCAAGAAATGCACTACCAAGATAATGAAAGTTCTCGCCATCCACTTGCTACCATTCGTTGGGATTATCAGCGCTTTTTTAATGGTAAATCGCTAAGATTATTTACCAATGGTTCAATTGGGCGTAGTTTTGATGACACCGTATCGTTAGACCTATCAGCAACAATTGGGGCTGCATACCGAGTTACAGATTGGTTTGTCATTAGTTCTACATTTAATAAAGATAAAGATAGAACTAAAGAAGGATACAGTAATAATATTAATTACATTTTAGGATTAGGTGTAACTTGGTAATGACTATCAGTCATATTAACTGATAGCCATTGCTTCTATTTCAGCTTGAATATCTAGCCACTGCATTTCATGCTCTTCAAGTTCAGCTTTGAGTTTACTCTGAGTTAATAGTAACTGATTTAATTGCTCTTTTTTACTAGTTTCATATATCGAAGTGTCGGCAAGTTGAGCTTCAATCTCTTTTAATTCACCAGACAATTTATCCATTGCGACTTCAGTTTTTTGTAATAATTTTTTCATGGGTTGAAGCTGCGCTCTTAATTCCGCTTCGCGTCGTTTCTGCTCTTTTTTATCTTGAGCTGATAAATTTGAAGTTACGGATTCCGACGATTCATTATCCAAGTCCTTAATCTGACTCTCTTTTTGATCATCAGCTAACCATTTCTGATAATCATCTAAATCGCCATCAAACTGTTCAACTCGCCCGCTATGTACCAAATAAAATTCATCGGTTGTTGAACGTAATAAATGCCGATCATGTGATACGACGACTAGCGCTCCTTCAAAATCAATTAACGCTTCGGTTAAAGCTTGGCGCATATCAAGATCCAAATGGTTTGTTGGTTCATCGAGCAATAATAGATTCGGTCTTTGCCAAACAATAAGGGCTAATACTAAACGCGCTTTCTCTCCACCAGAAAATGTACTGACAGACTCCGTCACTTTATCTCCACGGAAATCGAATCCACCTAAATAATTGCGTAACACCTGTTCGGTATTTTTGGGATCGGCAATCTGAGTTAAATGCCATAGCGGGGACTCATCCGCTCGCAAATATTCCAATTGATGCTGAGCAAAATAACCCAGTTGTATTCCTTTCGCTAAATGAATATTACCGGAAATCGGCGATAGCTCACTGGCAAGTAATTTAATTAATGTCGATTTCCCTGCCCCATTTCGGCCTAATAGCCCAATACGTGAACCGGGTACTAAATTTAATTTAATATGATCCAAAATAATCTTGTCACCATAACCTGCCACAACTTTTTCCATCGTTAATAGAGGGCTTGGTAATGAATCGGCGGCACGAAAAGTAAAATGGAATGGATTATCCACATGAGCAGGTGCAATTTTCTCCATTCTTTCAAGCATTTTAATCCGGCTCTGTGCTTGTTTGGCTTTAGTCGCTTTTGCCCTAAAACGATCGATATAACTCTGTAGATGAGCGACTTTTAATTGCTGGTGTTCGTACAAAGACTGTTGCTGCGCGAGTTTAGTAGCTCGTTGAATTTCAAAAGAGGAGTAATTACCCGAATATTCAAATAATGACTGCTGTTCAATATGAATAATTTTATCCACTAATGGATCAAGAAAATCACGGTCATGAGAGATAAGCAACAGTGTTCCGGTATAACTTTTCAGCCACTTTTCTAACCACATCACAGCATCAAGATCTAAATGGTTAGTTGGCTCATCGAGTAATAATAAATCAGAACGACACATGAGTGCTTGCGCTAGATTTAGACGCATTCGCCACCCCCCCGAAAAAGATTCAACGGGCTGCGCTAATTGTTCTTGAGAAAAACCGAGTCCATTGAGCAAAGATGCAGCTCTAGCCTGAATAGTCCAAGCATCGATCATATCAAGCTGACTATGAATGGTAGCAATTTTATTACCATCATTATTGTCATTAGCGATTGCTAGCTGTGTTTCTAATTTGCGAAACTCCCTATCACCATCAATGGCATACTCAATTGCCGAAATATTAACAGCCGGAGTTTCTTGATTAACCCAAGCGAGTTCCCAATGACTTGGTAGGGAAACATCGCCAGCATCAGCAACAATTTCACCTTTTATCAATGCAAAAAGTGTCGATTTTCCACAACCATTTTTACCAACCAAACCAACTTTTTGACCCGGGTTAA is drawn from Orbaceae bacterium BiB and contains these coding sequences:
- a CDS encoding DUF481 domain-containing protein; its protein translation is MPYTQYLFFILYIVWPSLCLADTVWMKNGDIISGSVKVIDNNKMVLETKYAGTLTIKATEVKTFTIDKPAVVKNNLYAQKFFINEIKPSEENGAIIIVDKRGEEQTVSITNNLILYKQTINEFLDKVSFSGNIKGGFFYDKSTKKTEQYSLDTNFIIKYSLWRHNVATNLRRNLKNDSVSTYYYTGLYNLDKFITPEFFWQSSAQYRHDWIEDISSKKSFGTGPGYQLWDNELSSFALSLLLNYQEMHYQDNESSRHPLATIRWDYQRFFNGKSLRLFTNGSIGRSFDDTVSLDLSATIGAAYRVTDWFVISSTFNKDKDRTKEGYSNNINYILGLGVTW
- a CDS encoding ABC transporter ATP-binding protein — its product is MITLSSIQIRRGTNLLLDNASAKINPGQKVGLVGKNGCGKSTLFALIKGEIVADAGDVSLPSHWELAWVNQETPAVNISAIEYAIDGDREFRKLETQLAIANDNNDGNKIATIHSQLDMIDAWTIQARAASLLNGLGFSQEQLAQPVESFSGGWRMRLNLAQALMCRSDLLLLDEPTNHLDLDAVMWLEKWLKSYTGTLLLISHDRDFLDPLVDKIIHIEQQSLFEYSGNYSSFEIQRATKLAQQQSLYEHQQLKVAHLQSYIDRFRAKATKAKQAQSRIKMLERMEKIAPAHVDNPFHFTFRAADSLPSPLLTMEKVVAGYGDKIILDHIKLNLVPGSRIGLLGRNGAGKSTLIKLLASELSPISGNIHLAKGIQLGYFAQHQLEYLRADESPLWHLTQIADPKNTEQVLRNYLGGFDFRGDKVTESVSTFSGGEKARLVLALIVWQRPNLLLLDEPTNHLDLDMRQALTEALIDFEGALVVVSHDRHLLRSTTDEFYLVHSGRVEQFDGDLDDYQKWLADDQKESQIKDLDNESSESVTSNLSAQDKKEQKRREAELRAQLQPMKKLLQKTEVAMDKLSGELKEIEAQLADTSIYETSKKEQLNQLLLTQSKLKAELEEHEMQWLDIQAEIEAMAIS
- the trkA gene encoding Trk system potassium transporter TrkA; the protein is MKIIILGAGQTGSALAEYLVTEHENDVTVIDEQQEQLQSLQERFDLRVIQGKVSYPQVLENAGADSADMLVAVTNSDEANLLACQIAHSLFNIPQKVARIRAVEYSDERFQLFTPENGIPINHIISPEKLITQHISQLIQYPGALQIASFYENKVYLVAVTAYYGGALVGSELSELQEHLPHVDVKIVAIYRQGKFIRPIASTIIEAGDMVYFITEPSNIKAVTSELQRLEKPYKRIMISGGGSIAVSLAKKLENDYQVKLIERNAQKAELIAENLTNTTVLHGESADQELLSQEQVELTDLFIAVTSDDESNIMSSMLAKRMGAKKVIVLIQRQAYLELINDSVIDIAISPQLATISALLSHVRQSGVKKVVSLRQGTSEVIEIVAHGDKETSKLVGRTIDKIKLPSGATIGAIVRGDDVIITQSDLLIEDNDHLIIFLPDKKVINEIEKLLKT